A region from the Etheostoma spectabile isolate EspeVRDwgs_2016 chromosome 9, UIUC_Espe_1.0, whole genome shotgun sequence genome encodes:
- the gpr17 gene encoding uracil nucleotide/cysteinyl leukotriene receptor translates to MESATMEVPSVLSNGSSESCAAVDATVENTLFGCFYILVFFLALNGNSLALWIFSHQRGASSPANVFLIHLAVADLSYVIILPLRATYHLTGGHWPFGEVPCRVAGFLFYVNMYASLYFLACVAGDRYLAVVHAVRSLKVRRARYAHIISFSLWALVTISMAPLLITHQTADVDGVTVCLQLYREKASRNALISLAVAFTPPFLATLACYLLIIYSLHRGSRLEPTLKLRALRTIGLVMLIYVVCFLPYHVSRATFILGYSHPDVSCQTRRALSLANRLTSSLTCLNGAMDPLIYLFGAEKFRGTLMRLFCKDQAGLSGTTSGELKGTHESSVSAKSEF, encoded by the coding sequence ATGGAATCTGCTACAATGGAGGTGCCCTCTGTGCTGTCTAATGGGTCATCAGAGAGCTGTGCAGCAGTGGATGCAACAGTTGAGAACACACTCTTTGGATGCTTCTACATCCTGGTTTTCTTTCTGGCGCTGAACGGTAACAGCCTTGCTCTCTGGATCTTCTCTCACCAGCGTGGCGCTTCCTCTCCAGCTAACGTCTTCTTGATTCATCTGGCTGTGGCAGACTTATCCTATGTGATCATCCTCCCGCTGAGAGCCACCTACCACCTCACTGGAGGCCACTGGCCCTTTGGCGAGGTACCCTGCAGGGTGGCGggctttttgttttatgtcaaCATGTACGCCAGCCTGTACTTCCTGGCCTGTGTGGCGGGGGATCGCTACCTGGCTGTGGTTCACGCAGTGAGGTCGCTAAAGGTTCGTCGTGCTCGCTATGCTCACATCATCAGCTTCTCTTTATGGGCCCTGGTTACTATCTCCATGGCACCACTGCTCATCACCCACCAGACGGCGGATGTGGACGGCGTGACAGTGTGTCTGCAGCTGTACAGAGAGAAGGCCTCGCGCAATGCACTGATCTCACTGGCTGTGGCCTTTACCCCACCTTTCCTCGCCACCCTGGCCTGTTACCTGCTCATCATTTACAGCCTGCATCGGGGCTCCAGGTTAGAGCCGACCCTCAAGCTGAGGGCCCTGCGCACCATCGGTCTGGTCATGCTTATCTACGTTGTCTGTTTCCTCCCTTATCATGTGAGTAGGGCCACTTTCATCCTGGGCTACAGCCATCCTGATGTCTCCTGCCAGACACGCAGGGCCCTGAGCCTGGCCAACCGCCTCACCTCCTCCCTCACCTGCCTGAACGGCGCCATGGACCCGCTGATCTACCTGTTTGGAGCCGAGAAGTTCCGTGGCACTCTAATGCGATTGTTTTGCAAAGATCAGGCGGGGCTGTCAGGAACCACCAGCGGAGAGTTAAAGGGAACACACGAGAGCTCTGTGAGTGCCAAGTCGGAGTTTTGA